The segment gttaaaaaacaagTATAAGACATCACGGTACATTTTTCTTCATTAAGGCTGAGACTGTTATTTTGTGCCCAGGTGTGAACGGCATCAATATCGGACTGTAGCATATTGGTATCGTTAGAGTTTTCAATGgaatgatgatgacgatgacaTGATGTaagtagtttttagggttccgtagtcaactaggaacccttttgccatgtctgtctgtccgtccgtccgtccgcggataatctcagtaaccgttagcactagaaagctgaaatttggtaccaatatgtatatcaatcacgccaacaaagtgcaaaaaaaaaaatgttttattagggtaccccccctacatgactattgtaaagtgggggctgatattttttttcattcctaccccaacgtgtgatatattgttggataggtatttaaaaatgaataagggtttactaagatcgttttttgataatattaatattttcggaaataatgctcctaaaggaaaaaaagtgcgtcccccccccctctaacttttgaaccatatgtttaaaaaatatgaaaaaaatcacaaaagaagaactttataaagactttctaggaaagttattttgaacttgataggttcagtagtttttgagtaaaatacggaaaactacggaactctacactgagcgtggcccgacacgctcttggccggtttttgttatttatttaggtagcAATAATCACTTACTGCATAACATAGTCCATTACACCTCCGTCGCATGTTCCCGAGTTGAGGCAGTCGAGAGCCTGCCCTTCAGAGAGGGCTAGGCACTGCTTGTGTTTGATAGCGTACTGCCCTTCAATATCACCTGCCAATAAATTCATTTGGTTTCATTTTTTAATGCTAACGACTTTTTCTCCTTCAGGGTTTCATTCAAAAAGATTTTTCTAAAATTATTGTGCTAACAGGCTAACAACACCCGTGATTTAAGTTTCATGCTCGTTTATCGGGTTGGGCTCTGTGGTCAAAAACAACATCATTTTGACCAAAGAATTGATAACCTAAACCATCTATATTGTTCCATAATTTTCATAAGCCTAAATGAAATAGGTCAAAAGTAAAACGCTGAAACACTCGGTGTGTAACGCTGATGAGGAAGGAAATTAAGTAACATACCGTTACAGTTTTTAATCGAAGAATTTACGGAATAGATGGAATAGTGAAAAACAATAACGGAAGAATGcatcgtcatcctccttgcgttatcccggcatttgcctcgGCTCAATAACATTACAGaagaatacataaataaaataatttaaatacttaTTGAAATTGTGAggagaatttaaaaaaatattgttacaaaATGGATAATGTGTTTCTCATAAAATATAAGCcgatttattaaagaaaatataggATCTAATGATCTGGTCATACCAATGGCGCTGAAGATGTAGCAACTACCACATTGTCCTTGGTCCTTAACATGTGTAACAGCATCCTTGTCCCTCCAGTCAAAATGGTCTTCCGTCGGAGTCGGCCCGTCAGGGAGTACTACACCCTTCATGTTTTTTGGAAGTTTGAAACCACTGTATTGCTGTAGCTCTTCGGGGTATAAGTCAGCAAAGTGATTCAATGCGAACACAGTATCAGGAAACTTGGCATTTCGTTCATTTATTTCCTTCAAAGATTTCTTGAAATTACCAAGCCTTTCATAATACTCCCTCCGGTTCTTGTACACTTTATTGTGCTCTTGGAGAAAACTCTCGAACAAGTTCTCAGCGTCTTCCACGTCATAGAATGGTTTGTCAGTTGCAGCCAAGACCGTGCTGCTGACAAGGCAGACGGCTGCCAGGACGATCGGTACAAACATGGTGGTCGTCAACAGGTGTGAGCTCACCAGAACAACCCAGTACACCAACTGATGAAGTTACATTTGCACGTAGCCTttttatattgaaaaaaaaaatgtctcttCTATTACTCCCACGTGTGTTTGGTATCAACATTTTAAAAATTTcttgaatattatatttaatagtctCCACGTGTACATGTGTACTCGTACTTCATATCTCCacatttttaaatgttt is part of the Leguminivora glycinivorella isolate SPB_JAAS2020 chromosome 3, LegGlyc_1.1, whole genome shotgun sequence genome and harbors:
- the LOC125224984 gene encoding procathepsin L-like, which gives rise to MFVPIVLAAVCLVSSTVLAATDKPFYDVEDAENLFESFLQEHNKVYKNRREYYERLGNFKKSLKEINERNAKFPDTVFALNHFADLYPEELQQYSGFKLPKNMKGVVLPDGPTPTEDHFDWRDKDAVTHVKDQGQCGSCYIFSAIGDIEGQYAIKHKQCLALSEGQALDCLNSGTCDGGVMDYVMQELAVTENKLEKESDYPYHEKKRNCTEDASKGVVLVTGGNRIDIANEEELKNKLVNLGPLAVALNDFDFNHYKKGILEPYRCTGYKSNHGVLLVGYGEENGKKFWIIKNSRGAGWGEKGYVRLLRGVDACGMGTSYTAHSQVA